One stretch of Balneolaceae bacterium DNA includes these proteins:
- a CDS encoding DUF2851 family protein, with the protein MRRSRLPYRETLLHWVWRHRQFRTGGLRCDRGESITVYHPGRQNRSDGPDFLGARLSIGTLTWHGDVELHWRASDWYAHGHHDDPHFNGVVLQVVCEGRRRRPARRTDGSRIPTLYLRPHLTAPLGHFLEACSRPHPLPCSGLLGELPPEVFQAQMERAGALYFIRKVEDTLRWLPQGLPPEKAWKHMTGKALFDGLGIEHNRDAMRDLFDLAFAPKSAGGISRRLPAVEDAGAARPEGPASRLEALARHPSLRWKHRGCRPANHPRHRIRQAAACWAPLEQMPLQRLRGGDPERIWRELLDEVPEDGRPGAERASILYATVFLPALYLLGERMGPPSLMRRARRAWEACRPLVPDELLVPFALTQLPPELYRRRLGAVYQLRHFCRGRRCEDCKVFQTAINP; encoded by the coding sequence ATGCGCCGCTCGCGCCTTCCCTACCGTGAGACCCTCCTGCACTGGGTCTGGCGGCACCGCCAATTCCGGACCGGCGGCCTGCGATGCGACCGCGGGGAGTCCATCACCGTGTACCATCCGGGACGGCAGAACCGCAGCGACGGACCCGATTTCCTCGGCGCGCGCCTGTCCATTGGCACGCTGACGTGGCACGGAGACGTGGAGCTGCACTGGAGGGCCAGCGACTGGTACGCCCACGGCCACCACGACGATCCCCACTTCAACGGGGTGGTGCTGCAGGTGGTTTGCGAGGGGCGAAGGCGGCGTCCCGCCCGAAGGACCGACGGCTCCCGCATCCCCACGCTCTACCTTCGCCCCCACCTGACAGCGCCGCTGGGCCACTTCCTGGAGGCCTGCTCGCGTCCCCATCCCCTGCCCTGCAGCGGCCTGCTCGGGGAGCTGCCCCCGGAGGTGTTCCAGGCCCAGATGGAGCGGGCCGGGGCCCTCTACTTCATCCGGAAGGTGGAGGACACCCTGCGCTGGCTGCCTCAGGGATTGCCTCCCGAGAAGGCCTGGAAGCATATGACGGGCAAGGCCCTCTTTGACGGACTGGGCATCGAGCACAACCGGGATGCCATGCGGGATCTCTTCGACCTCGCCTTTGCGCCGAAGTCCGCCGGGGGGATATCCCGGCGACTCCCGGCCGTAGAGGATGCCGGTGCGGCCCGCCCGGAGGGGCCCGCGAGCCGACTGGAGGCGCTGGCCCGTCACCCTTCCCTGCGCTGGAAACACCGCGGCTGCCGCCCGGCCAACCATCCACGGCATCGCATACGCCAGGCCGCCGCCTGCTGGGCCCCACTGGAGCAGATGCCGCTGCAACGCCTACGAGGAGGAGACCCGGAGCGGATATGGCGGGAGCTGCTGGACGAGGTGCCTGAGGACGGGCGCCCCGGTGCAGAGCGCGCCTCCATCCTCTACGCCACGGTCTTTCTGCCGGCCCTCTATCTGCTGGGCGAGCGTATGGGGCCGCCTTCGCTCATGCGCCGGGCCCGCCGGGCGTGGGAGGCCTGCCGTCCCCTGGTGCCCGACGAGCTTCTGGTGCCCTTCGCCCTCACCCAGCTCCCACCGGAACTCTACCGGCGCCGCCTGGGGGCCGTCTACCAGCTCCGTCACTTCTGTCGAGGACGCCGCTGTGAGGATTGCAAGGTGTTTCAGACCGCAATTAATCCTTGA
- a CDS encoding phosphoribosyltransferase family protein, producing MDAEHGEILMNGDRVQRSLKRIAFQISEANRAALPVMLIGINRRGHVVARRLAEYLSPLYDTEVMVRQLDLEEGALTGEDPDEDHFIVLADDVIFSGHTMFQALSLLAERLQPKEVHTVTLIDRGHRKMPVEAQFCGLTIPTKLNEHVRVNVEEDAIRNVELTRGV from the coding sequence ATGGATGCAGAACACGGCGAGATACTGATGAACGGCGACCGGGTGCAGCGCTCCCTCAAGCGCATCGCCTTCCAGATCTCCGAGGCCAACCGCGCCGCCCTCCCCGTTATGCTTATAGGCATCAACCGGCGCGGTCACGTGGTGGCGCGCAGGCTTGCCGAGTACCTTTCGCCCCTCTACGACACGGAGGTCATGGTTCGGCAGCTCGACCTGGAGGAGGGCGCCCTCACCGGGGAAGATCCGGACGAGGACCATTTCATCGTGCTGGCGGACGACGTGATCTTCTCCGGCCATACGATGTTCCAGGCGCTCTCGCTGCTGGCCGAACGCCTCCAGCCCAAGGAAGTGCATACGGTCACCCTGATCGACCGGGGACACCGCAAAATGCCCGTGGAGGCGCAGTTCTGCGGTCTCACCATTCCCACCAAGCTGAACGAGCACGTGCGGGTCAACGTGGAGGAGGACGCCATCCGGAATGTGGAGCTGACCAGGGGCGTCTAG
- a CDS encoding DUF3078 domain-containing protein, giving the protein MSISTLRALAIFMAVLLAPSALMAQEAIEIGKILAEDDISIRDMSRIDQTVVVEDTLDGWAAEWRGGLNGAQAAYDNWSGGGVNTLSVTASTVFNLMYRRNAFSYAFATNLQYGQARLDGEETRKTNDRVAVNNKFNFQFANDHWSAFANINFSTQFDAGYNYGEDPPKLISNFFAPAYFTQIAGIAYSPANYFSAEAGLAMKETIVADDTLATRYGLESGDTFRFEPGYALALNFEKELFTNIRVISSVETFTNLQESFNNTDVYFNNEIVGEINDFMDMSFHFVMLYDRDYSREVQIKQILSAGVSVSIL; this is encoded by the coding sequence ATGAGCATTTCAACACTCCGGGCCCTTGCCATCTTCATGGCCGTGCTGCTGGCCCCATCGGCGCTGATGGCGCAGGAAGCCATCGAAATTGGAAAAATCCTGGCGGAAGACGACATCTCCATCCGTGACATGTCCCGCATCGACCAGACCGTGGTGGTTGAGGACACCCTCGACGGCTGGGCGGCCGAATGGAGGGGGGGACTGAACGGCGCACAGGCGGCCTACGACAACTGGAGCGGCGGCGGCGTGAATACGCTCAGCGTGACCGCCTCGACGGTCTTCAACCTGATGTACCGCCGAAACGCCTTCTCCTACGCCTTCGCCACCAACCTGCAGTACGGCCAGGCGCGACTGGACGGGGAGGAGACTCGCAAGACCAACGACCGCGTCGCCGTCAACAACAAGTTCAACTTCCAGTTTGCCAACGACCACTGGAGCGCCTTCGCCAACATCAATTTCAGCACCCAGTTCGATGCGGGCTATAATTACGGAGAGGATCCACCGAAGCTGATCTCTAACTTCTTCGCCCCGGCCTACTTTACGCAGATTGCCGGTATCGCCTACAGTCCGGCCAATTATTTCAGCGCCGAGGCCGGCCTGGCCATGAAGGAGACCATCGTGGCCGATGACACCCTCGCCACGCGTTACGGATTGGAGTCCGGCGACACCTTCCGCTTCGAGCCCGGCTACGCCCTGGCCCTCAACTTTGAGAAGGAGTTGTTCACCAACATTCGGGTGATCTCATCGGTGGAGACCTTCACCAACCTTCAGGAGAGTTTCAACAACACCGATGTGTACTTTAACAACGAGATCGTCGGCGAGATCAACGATTTTATGGATATGTCCTTTCATTTCGTGATGCTCTACGACCGGGACTACTCCCGCGAGGTACAGATCAAGCAGATTCTCTCGGCAGGTGTGTCGGTGAGCATACTGTAG
- a CDS encoding aldehyde dehydrogenase family protein → MRELKEAGGEVIYGGETVTPKKLEGGHYVRPTIAVAENHYDIVREETFAPILYLIKYHDLDEAIAKHNGVTQGLSSAMFTLNMREAETFLSAAGSDCGIANINVGTSGAEIGGAFGGEKTPAGDANRAPTPGRPTCAVRPTP, encoded by the coding sequence TTGAGAGAACTCAAGGAGGCCGGCGGCGAAGTGATCTACGGCGGAGAGACCGTCACGCCCAAAAAACTGGAGGGCGGTCACTACGTGCGCCCGACCATCGCCGTCGCCGAGAACCACTACGACATCGTCCGGGAAGAGACCTTCGCCCCCATCCTCTATCTCATAAAATACCACGACCTGGACGAGGCCATCGCCAAGCACAACGGCGTGACGCAGGGACTCAGCTCGGCCATGTTCACCCTGAACATGCGGGAGGCCGAGACCTTCCTGAGCGCGGCCGGCTCCGACTGCGGCATCGCCAACATCAACGTAGGCACCAGCGGGGCCGAGATCGGTGGTGCCTTCGGCGGGGAAAAGACACCGGCGGGGGACGCGAATCGGGCTCCGACGCCTGGAAGGCCTACATGCGCCGTCAGACCAACACCCTGA
- a CDS encoding aldehyde dehydrogenase family protein, translated as MEFLKKLGIEGTNPGTSTGQKFMGDESPEALSSKTPIDGSHIADVTLTTRKEYDKVVETAQEAFEEWRSVPAPKRGDIVRQIGLELRKHKEDLGKLVSYEMGKIYQEGLGEVQEMIDICDFAVGLSRQLYGKTMPSERPSHRMQEQWHPLGICGVITAFNFPVAVYSWNAMIAAVCGDVMIWKGSEKTPLCGIAVQNIIAKVIKRNDLPEGIFNLVTGGRETGEWLTEDERIPLISATGSIRMGRQVAQTVGARLGKTILELGGNNAIIVSEHADLEMAARATVFGAAGTCGQRCTSTRRLIVHEDVFERMRDRLVEMYKTINIGNPLDEKPSSVPSSTSRPSTACSGP; from the coding sequence ATGGAATTCCTCAAGAAACTAGGCATCGAAGGCACCAATCCCGGAACCAGTACCGGACAGAAGTTCATGGGAGATGAATCCCCTGAAGCCCTGTCCAGCAAGACACCCATCGACGGATCCCACATCGCCGACGTCACCCTGACTACCCGCAAGGAATACGACAAGGTGGTGGAGACGGCGCAGGAGGCCTTTGAGGAGTGGCGCTCCGTCCCCGCCCCCAAGCGCGGGGACATCGTCCGCCAGATCGGCCTGGAGTTGCGCAAGCATAAGGAAGACCTGGGCAAGCTGGTCTCCTACGAAATGGGCAAAATCTACCAGGAGGGCCTGGGCGAGGTGCAGGAGATGATCGATATCTGCGATTTTGCCGTGGGTCTCTCCCGCCAGCTTTACGGCAAGACCATGCCTTCGGAACGCCCCAGCCACCGCATGCAGGAGCAGTGGCACCCGTTGGGCATCTGCGGGGTGATCACGGCATTTAACTTTCCCGTAGCCGTCTACAGCTGGAACGCCATGATCGCGGCCGTCTGCGGGGACGTGATGATTTGGAAAGGATCGGAAAAAACGCCGCTCTGCGGCATCGCCGTACAGAACATCATCGCCAAGGTCATCAAGCGCAACGACCTGCCCGAAGGCATATTCAACCTCGTCACCGGCGGACGGGAGACCGGCGAGTGGCTGACTGAGGACGAGCGCATCCCCCTCATATCGGCTACCGGATCCATCCGCATGGGACGCCAGGTCGCCCAGACCGTGGGTGCCCGCCTCGGCAAAACCATCCTGGAGCTGGGCGGAAACAATGCCATTATCGTTTCCGAGCACGCCGACCTTGAGATGGCGGCCCGCGCCACCGTCTTCGGCGCCGCCGGCACCTGCGGACAGCGCTGCACCTCCACTCGCCGCCTGATCGTCCACGAAGATGTATTCGAACGGATGAGAGACCGCCTGGTGGAGATGTACAAGACCATCAATATCGGCAACCCCCTTGACGAAAAACCCTCGTCGGTCCCCTCATCGACGAGCAGGCCGTCGACAGCATGCAGCGGGCCTTGA
- a CDS encoding PIN domain-containing protein — MPRAKKQKKIYVLDTSVLLYDHDAVTNFRKNDIAIPITVLEELDTFKKGNDVINLHAREFIRYLDKISNENMLQHWISLNGETHGKLRVLKDEDVPRMPPRCSAPGRTTIAFSTAC, encoded by the coding sequence ATGCCGCGAGCCAAGAAGCAGAAGAAGATCTACGTCCTCGATACCTCCGTCCTTCTCTACGACCACGACGCCGTAACCAACTTCCGGAAGAACGATATCGCTATCCCCATCACCGTCCTTGAAGAACTCGACACGTTTAAGAAGGGCAACGACGTCATCAATCTTCACGCCCGCGAGTTCATACGCTACCTGGACAAGATTTCCAACGAGAACATGCTTCAGCATTGGATATCCCTCAACGGGGAGACTCACGGCAAGCTGCGCGTGCTCAAGGACGAGGACGTTCCACGGATGCCTCCGAGGTGTTCGGCACCCGGAAGAACGACCATCGCATTCTCAACAGCGTGCTGA
- a CDS encoding PhoH family protein yields MKNRAATDFFILKNHSSSALGYYNARTECIEPVKRTTAYGVKPRNAEQTFALQAIMNPENLLVTVTGAAGTGKTLIALAGALEQRRNYRQIYLARPIVPLSNKDIGYLPGTSIQDRP; encoded by the coding sequence ATGAAAAACCGGGCAGCAACCGATTTCTTCATCCTGAAAAACCATTCAAGCTCCGCCCTGGGTTACTACAATGCCCGGACGGAGTGCATCGAGCCGGTAAAACGGACCACGGCATACGGCGTAAAGCCTCGCAACGCCGAGCAGACCTTCGCGCTGCAGGCCATCATGAACCCGGAAAACCTGCTGGTGACCGTTACCGGTGCGGCCGGCACCGGCAAGACGCTCATCGCCCTCGCGGGGGCCCTGGAGCAGCGTCGGAACTATCGACAGATCTACCTGGCACGACCCATCGTGCCCCTCAGCAACAAGGACATTGGCTATCTTCCCGGGACATCCATTCAAGATCGACCCTGA